A genomic region of Candidatus Polarisedimenticolia bacterium contains the following coding sequences:
- the murA gene encoding UDP-N-acetylglucosamine 1-carboxyvinyltransferase, protein MEKIRIRGGKPLQGSLPVSGAKNAVLPAMAASLLTSEPVILDNAPNVRDVATMLRVLQRLGATDLERDGTKLRIRVPAIQSPEAPYELVKTMRASVLVLGPLLARHGAARVSLPGGCAIGARPVDLHIAALRKLGARIEVEHGYIVAEGGSLRGADITFESKTVTGTENLMMAATHAKGRTTLRNVAQEPEVEDLAALLTAMGAKVSGAGTATIVIEGVEALHGAEHDVIPDRIEAGTFLMAAAITRGAVRVEHCRPEHLGAVLEKLRDVGVKLEVGSSAIEVRPDGPLRPGNLITLPYPAFPTDLQAQYMALMTQAAGSSTITESIFENRFMHVGELRRMGAQIEINGRTAVVRGPTPLAGAQLMATDLRASACLIVAGLVAQGETVVDRAYHLDRGYERIEEKLQRIGADIERIR, encoded by the coding sequence ATGGAAAAGATTCGGATTAGGGGCGGCAAACCTCTTCAGGGATCCCTGCCCGTCAGCGGCGCCAAGAACGCGGTACTGCCCGCCATGGCAGCCTCCCTGCTCACTTCCGAGCCGGTCATCCTCGATAACGCGCCGAATGTGCGCGACGTCGCCACGATGCTGCGCGTCCTGCAGCGCCTGGGCGCCACCGACCTGGAGCGCGATGGGACGAAGCTGCGGATCCGCGTCCCGGCGATTCAGTCCCCCGAGGCTCCTTACGAGCTGGTCAAAACGATGCGCGCCTCGGTGCTGGTCCTCGGCCCGCTGCTGGCCCGGCACGGCGCCGCCCGCGTCTCGCTGCCCGGCGGCTGCGCCATCGGGGCCCGGCCGGTCGACCTTCACATCGCGGCGCTGCGCAAGCTGGGCGCGCGCATCGAGGTGGAGCACGGCTACATCGTCGCCGAGGGGGGGTCGCTGCGCGGCGCCGACATCACGTTCGAGTCGAAGACGGTCACCGGAACGGAAAACCTGATGATGGCGGCCACCCACGCCAAAGGACGCACCACCCTGCGCAACGTCGCCCAGGAGCCCGAGGTCGAGGATCTCGCCGCCCTGCTCACGGCGATGGGGGCAAAGGTTTCGGGGGCCGGCACCGCCACCATCGTGATCGAAGGAGTCGAGGCGCTGCACGGGGCCGAGCACGACGTGATCCCGGATCGGATCGAGGCGGGGACTTTCCTGATGGCGGCCGCCATCACCCGCGGCGCGGTGCGGGTGGAGCACTGCCGGCCGGAGCACCTGGGGGCCGTTCTCGAGAAGCTGCGCGACGTGGGCGTGAAGCTGGAGGTCGGCTCGTCGGCAATCGAGGTGCGCCCCGATGGGCCCTTGCGTCCCGGCAACCTGATCACCCTTCCCTATCCGGCCTTCCCGACCGACCTGCAGGCGCAGTACATGGCCCTGATGACGCAGGCTGCGGGCAGCTCGACCATCACCGAATCGATTTTCGAGAATCGCTTCATGCACGTCGGGGAGCTGCGCCGCATGGGGGCGCAAATCGAGATCAACGGCCGCACCGCCGTGGTCCGCGGCCCCACGCCGCTGGCGGGGGCCCAGCTGATGGCCACCGACCTGCGCGCCTCCGCCTGCCTGATCGTGGCGGGACTGGTGGCCCAGGGGGAGACGGTGGTGGACCGGGCGTATCATCTGGATCGGGGTTACGAGCGCATCGAGGAGAAGCTGCAGCGGATCGGCGCCGACATCGAGCGCATCCGCTGA
- a CDS encoding histidine triad nucleotide-binding protein, translating to MADCLFCRIARKEIPAKILYEDRLVVAFADVNPQAPVHALIIPKAHFDTLNDTSAEEEQLLGHVLLAATKVAGEQGLKEKGYRLVANCLASAGQSVFHIHFHLLGGRAFSWPPG from the coding sequence ATGGCCGACTGTCTGTTCTGCCGCATCGCGCGCAAGGAAATCCCCGCGAAGATCCTGTACGAGGACCGTCTGGTGGTCGCCTTCGCCGACGTCAATCCACAGGCGCCGGTCCATGCGCTGATCATCCCCAAAGCACACTTCGATACGCTCAACGATACCTCTGCCGAGGAGGAGCAGCTCCTCGGCCACGTCCTGCTGGCCGCCACCAAGGTTGCCGGCGAGCAGGGGCTCAAAGAGAAAGGTTACCGGCTGGTGGCGAACTGCCTGGCAAGCGCCGGCCAGTCGGTGTTTCACATCCACTTCCATCTTCTAGGAGGCAGGGCCTTCAGCTGGCCTCCGGGATAG
- a CDS encoding aminotransferase class V-fold PLP-dependent enzyme, translating into MSTSRRDALRWGLGTLAALPLQGQLLKAAQTAATQPLPDLAGFGDRKDEEFWSAVRRCFALPSEVAYFNNGSLGPTPLPVLRDLAGFAHQLAASPAPQMWGPLGARLEEVRSHAAALLGAAPDDVALTRNTTEGVSTVGMGLSLAAGDEVITTDQEHPGGAGVWQFLETRGIRRIAVPLPMPPETDGAFLGRLEAAITPKTRVLALPHVTFGSGHLLPLDRVATIARRRNLLFCVDGAHPPGMMPLDLRALGCDTYASSSHKWLMAPPGTGLLYVSPAARERIAPRVFTGTGFSGKTARRYDDFGTRNLAEVLAQGSAIEFHNRIGTERAWERIQALSARLRDGLKTIPKVRILTPLEPGRSGGLTAFSMEGIPHKAASDFLADKPQCVVRPVPELDAVRVSTAIYNLPAEIDRLLTAVKQLAVSFRA; encoded by the coding sequence TTGAGCACTTCTCGCAGAGACGCGCTGCGCTGGGGACTCGGGACACTGGCCGCGCTCCCCCTGCAGGGCCAGCTCCTGAAGGCCGCCCAGACAGCCGCCACGCAGCCGCTTCCCGATCTCGCGGGCTTCGGCGATCGCAAGGACGAGGAGTTCTGGAGCGCGGTGCGCCGCTGCTTCGCGCTGCCCTCGGAGGTCGCCTACTTCAACAACGGCTCGCTCGGACCGACTCCGTTACCCGTTCTCCGGGATCTCGCCGGCTTCGCGCACCAGCTCGCGGCCAGCCCCGCGCCGCAGATGTGGGGACCTCTGGGGGCCCGGCTGGAGGAGGTGCGCTCCCATGCCGCCGCCTTGCTGGGCGCGGCGCCCGATGACGTGGCGCTGACCCGCAATACCACGGAAGGAGTCAGCACCGTAGGTATGGGGCTGAGCCTCGCCGCGGGAGATGAAGTGATCACTACCGACCAGGAGCACCCGGGGGGCGCAGGCGTCTGGCAGTTCCTGGAGACGCGCGGCATCCGGCGCATCGCCGTTCCCTTGCCGATGCCGCCCGAGACCGACGGGGCCTTCCTCGGGCGGCTCGAAGCGGCGATTACGCCGAAGACCCGCGTGCTGGCACTGCCGCACGTCACTTTCGGCAGCGGGCACCTCCTCCCGCTCGATCGCGTCGCCACCATCGCGCGCCGGCGCAATCTCCTCTTCTGCGTCGATGGCGCCCATCCGCCCGGGATGATGCCGCTGGATCTTCGCGCTCTCGGTTGCGACACTTATGCCTCCTCGTCGCACAAGTGGCTCATGGCCCCTCCCGGCACGGGGTTGCTCTACGTGTCCCCGGCGGCGCGCGAGCGGATCGCTCCGCGCGTTTTCACCGGCACCGGATTCAGCGGCAAGACGGCGCGACGCTACGACGATTTCGGGACGCGGAACCTGGCGGAGGTCCTGGCGCAAGGCTCGGCGATCGAGTTCCACAACCGCATTGGGACCGAGCGGGCCTGGGAGCGGATCCAGGCCCTCTCCGCGCGCCTGCGCGACGGGCTGAAGACGATCCCGAAGGTCAGAATCCTGACCCCCCTGGAGCCGGGCCGCTCCGGCGGTCTGACCGCCTTCTCCATGGAAGGAATCCCCCACAAGGCGGCATCCGACTTCCTGGCCGACAAGCCGCAGTGCGTCGTCCGGCCCGTCCCGGAGCTGGACGCGGTGCGCGTCTCCACCGCCATCTACAATCTCCCCGCCGAGATCGACCGCCTGCTCACCGCCGTGAAACAGCTTGCGGTATCATTCCGGGCGTGA
- a CDS encoding thiamine pyrophosphate-dependent dehydrogenase E1 component subunit alpha yields MKRYPAFDPPEYVAWKPDPAVVRGFAATLRRDKKRWKLIAALEEKTLLALYAGLLRARLHDIALKRWVRQGVLSKAWLGTGEEAVAVGNAHALREGDLVGPMIRNAGACHERGMPVAQMLKAYLGTRDQITRGRDLHTGDPEKGVLPPISFVASLVPVFAGAALAFKLRSDPHLALTWVGDGASHTAEFHEGFNLAAVQHLPLIIVLQDNRVALGTALEEHQRGDLEDLASSYGAAGIVCDGNNVLDVYAATRLAADLCRQGRGPVILTAHTFRMGGHATHDEQEARSLFPPNVFRSWGLRDPIGCYEAWLTGVATEGVRNGRISPAKLESVEDEIVREVDAAAAEALASRELHPPKPEEAEGGVTAGQGDQE; encoded by the coding sequence GTGAAGCGCTACCCCGCGTTCGACCCCCCCGAATACGTCGCCTGGAAGCCGGACCCGGCCGTGGTCCGCGGCTTCGCCGCAACGCTGCGCCGCGACAAGAAACGCTGGAAGCTGATCGCCGCGCTGGAGGAGAAGACCCTTCTCGCGCTGTACGCCGGGTTGCTGCGCGCGCGCCTGCACGACATCGCGCTCAAGCGCTGGGTGCGCCAGGGAGTCCTCTCGAAGGCCTGGCTGGGTACCGGCGAGGAGGCGGTGGCGGTGGGCAACGCCCACGCCCTGCGCGAGGGGGACCTGGTGGGGCCGATGATCCGCAACGCCGGCGCCTGCCACGAGCGCGGCATGCCGGTCGCCCAGATGCTCAAGGCCTACCTCGGGACGCGCGATCAGATCACCCGCGGCCGGGACCTGCACACCGGCGACCCGGAGAAGGGCGTCCTTCCCCCCATCTCCTTCGTCGCCTCGCTGGTCCCCGTCTTCGCAGGCGCCGCGCTGGCCTTCAAGCTGCGCTCCGACCCGCACCTGGCCCTGACCTGGGTGGGTGACGGCGCCTCGCACACCGCGGAGTTCCACGAGGGGTTCAACCTGGCGGCGGTGCAGCATCTGCCCTTGATCATCGTCCTGCAGGACAACCGCGTGGCGCTCGGCACGGCGCTGGAAGAGCATCAGCGCGGCGACCTGGAAGACCTGGCCTCCTCCTATGGGGCCGCCGGAATCGTCTGCGACGGCAACAACGTTCTCGACGTCTATGCGGCCACGAGGCTGGCCGCGGATCTCTGCCGTCAGGGCCGGGGACCGGTCATCCTGACGGCCCACACCTTTCGCATGGGAGGGCACGCCACTCACGACGAGCAGGAAGCCCGGTCCCTCTTCCCCCCCAATGTCTTCCGCTCCTGGGGACTGCGCGATCCGATCGGCTGCTACGAGGCCTGGCTGACCGGCGTGGCGACAGAGGGGGTCCGGAATGGTAGAATTTCTCCCGCGAAGCTCGAATCGGTGGAAGACGAAATCGTCCGGGAAGTCGATGCCGCGGCAGCCGAGGCCCTCGCAAGCCGCGAGCTCCATCCCCCCAAACCCGAGGAAGCGGAAGGCGGCGTCACCGCCGGGCAAGGAGATCAGGAATGA